CTTTTTCTTGGCAATTCTGCCATGAAGTTCAGCATCCTCGAAGTCGCCTCTTGATCGTTGATGCTGACACTGGTGTTTGATGGGTTCCATTTAGTTCAGATGTCAGATGATAACCTGTGAGGCGTCTTTCTCTCAAACTGCACACTCTAAGATATTTATCtttttgcacagttgtgcatcagggcctccttttttgttttttcagagcCAGTTTGTGTCACTCTTTAAAGGGAGTAGTTAACAGCATGGTAAGATATTTTCATTTATCTCGCATTAAGTAGCCTTTCTTCCTTTACTTTCAAAAAGAAGGACATTTACAAGTGAACTAAACTTTTGAGAGGTAGTGTATATGTAACACAACTGAATTTTAGATGTACACATAATTTGTTAAATGCTATATAACTGTAAATAGATGATTAGATGATGATGATTTAATGTTTAAGAAGCGAGTGCTTAGTGATGTTAGTGATGTTGGGGTGtaatttaatgttattaaagGTGTAGAGACAGGTTGGGGTGGAGGGGTGGCTAAAAGCTTGGTGCTGATGAGATTAGCTGGGTTGCTAAAATTTCTGCATGACAATAAAGGCGAACTGGCTGATGCTAGCTGGACTGCTGATGATTCTGATAAAAGGACAGAGGCTCTCGGCTCAggctttgtgtttgttttgttgttgtttgttttgttgttttactgGGGTTGAAAGTGTGTCAGAAGAATCTGTCGAATACTGATCAAAGAGTTTCAGACAGAGCTTTAACCTgcagatagtgtgtgtgtatgtgtgtgtgtgtgtgtgtgtgtgtgtgcgtgtctccTGTGTCAGTTTTCTATATTCAATATCTTTCTAATTTTGAACATTTTACAAGCACTGTTTTTTCTTTTAGAAATGTATTAGTAGTTATtctagttaaaataataaaataaataaaatattatttaaaacattagtggtgctattatactcctgaatatataaagcctatgtggatgtataaaagactttttaaattttaatttaaaagctgtttgaccagtggtaggatggtccccccttaaatgtgagtcttggtcctcccaaggtttcttcctcctcctgcagctctgagggagtttttccttgcctccgcgctcactgggggttctgtattctgtattttctatgtttaatgttttgcctgattctttgtcctgtgatcatgtttctgtaaagctgctttgtgccaacaccagttgtaaaaagcgctatacaaataaatttgatttgatttgattagattAAAATATGAAGTGTAAAAATCTGATATGCTATGCCATAAACTGGACCTACACAATAGCCTACACAGTAGTTTGAACAATGTTTCTACTATAAAGTTTTTAAGTTATTGATTCTGTAAATTTGTTTCAGGTGCAGTTAATCCACTACAACCAGGACCTGTACCTAAACTACAGCGCCGCTGCCAGGAGTCCCAATGGCATTGCAGTCATCTCTATATTCATGAAGgtcaatgcacacacacacacaaatgaatgTGGATTTTCCCAAATTCTTCACCATTGTTGTTATGAAACTGCagtaaatctatttttatttttggttccaGATTTCAGAACCCACCAACTTGTTTCTAATCCGGATGCTGAGCAGAGAAAtcatcaccagaatcacatacaagAGTAAGACCCTCCATAtgtttatactgtgtgtgtgtgggggtttgTGTTCACACggttctttagggtttttttgtgGGTTCTTTGTGAATTCCTCCAGAAGATGCGTATGTGCTGGAGGGTCTGAATTTACAAGATCTGTTTCCGGAAACGTCACGGTTTATAACGTACGACGGTTCTCTGACCATTCCGCCGTGCCTTGAGAGCGCCACATGGATCCTGATGAACAAACCCATTTACATCTCACAGATAGAGGTTAGAACCTTCCTTTTGAAGCTTCACCTAGAATCTCCACTATCACGCTTTTATACCTAATCACCAGTCTGAATATTAATGCTAGTAAATGTGaaaactgtgtgtgtatttgtgtttagaTGCAGTCTCTGCGATTATTAAGTCAGAATCAGCCAATGGAAATCTTTCTCAGTATGAGTGACAACAACCGACCGGTGCAGCAGCTCCACCAGCGCTGCCTCCGCACCAACATCCACTACAACCAGCAAGGAAGAAACTGCCCCAACAACCGCATGCTCCGCCCACAGTACAGAGGTACTATCAGAGAATCTTTAATAGAGTCACTCCTGAGTTTGTCCACACaaaacaatatcaaatgtttcagcactgcagaccgttttcttttcttttcttttttttttacaaaatgcatCATTAGTTACTACCTCCTCAGTGATTACCCATTCATTTTGTACTCAATCATGGGCTCCCTTTAGAGGTTTAGAGGTCATTTTCTGATATAGCGGCAGAGAAAGGAAGTAAGTATGCTCTCTATAAGTTGGTTTTGATACACACAgtgaactgctgtaggctgaatgggtggggctaatctACTGTTGGCTTGATGGGTGCTTTAGACTAAATAAGTTCAATAAACAGCTATAGGCTGATTGTtcagactaaactgctgtagagttTTTCTGCCTTAAGCTAAAAGGTGGGGTTATACTGCAATATGCTGACTGGATATCCCTAAACTGATGTAGGATGAAGTGTCTGTGTTTAGGGTTTAATTTGCTCTGTTTGGTTTTGTGTTTCAGTGAACGAGTGGCTGCTGAAGTAACTGTGTTCTGGAGCTGAGTTTCAGTCCACTGAGAATGATTCTGAGGCAGAGGACAGAACTTCATAACATCGCCTCCTATTTTTATAcgtatttatatgtttatatcccagaggaggaggagggggcagaACCCTGCGTGTTGCTCCTAGATATACAGATGGAGGATAATGAACAGGCCCACAGCTGCACCCAAACTTGTCAACTTTGTCAATACATTTTGGGAAAATTCTAATTGTGTACAGTTTCCAGACTCAGAGGAACCACACTGAGGGGTGGTGGATGATTATGGAAGGACGTTCTGAGCATGTTGCCTTCTGTCTCTGTTTACAGTAATAAACACCTGATCAATATCTGTCCAATAAACCTGATCCAGGTGATCAATAGCTGTGCTGTTTCTTAAAGAACTGCAGAACCAGATACAAACACAAGGGTTCTCCTATCGTTCTTTAGTAAAAGCTGTGGTTCTGAACAAGGCCATCTTTTCTGCACAGATTTGAAGGACGCTTTGAATGTTGACAGTTTTTTCTCAGTCACTCTGATATATTTCTCAGATCATAACTGGATTTTTCTTTGCTATTTATTTAATCCACATCATCTAGTCAGTTGTGTCTGTCATATAAACTGTTTCTCATTTATTTTGAACAAAAATCAAATGCTTTGGCATATGTCAGCAAATGATGTTATACTATTGTCTGCTTCTTTCCCCTTCATTATCAATCACTTTTATCATGCAGATCAAAATGTACTTTACTCTGCTCAACTGTTCTACCATTTAAAAACACTGAACCAGTTGTTAGGATCTGTGAAGCAGATTTTATCAATTTCtgtataagccatttatttgagctaaaccactgataaagcaagcacagtttaaactgatatattagctagataacactaattaccacagctgtgaacaaacactgtgtccgtctgcgctgcattcactgctcacagccgcgtgactctgtttattatgtataaatctgcgctgcacgtagaaacacaaaatcttctcgctgtatttacttttttcttatatttatatttaacgtacttccgtgtcagacagctctgaccaatcagaggacacaggctgctcccgtggtttattgatgcgcattttggtgcgtttacatttatgcctatgtgaaaccagaccgaacagagcgagaaaacgctccaagtaaacgaactcattaactgattcagaccagagaaacgaactacaggtgtgaaaatgccctaaaagaccttttttctttttagcttGTGGAATTAGACATAATCGTTCATATATGCCACCATTCAAAAAGGGTTCTCTAAAGCTTCTTATTTACAAAGAACCATGACAACATAAaaggtttctttgtttttttaatcattttttaggcCGAAAAACTGCTTTTTCATGCTATAAAGGATATGCTTTGCTTATAGACCAACTGAATGCTTAGATGTTCTTTGTCTCTCACAGTtgtcactattatcactattgtCAGTCCTGCAGTGCAGTATTTCAATTTCTATTTACCTGGAGTACTGAAATTAATTACATGTGCATTTTTCAATAGTTGCTGACCTGCAGGACAAAGCCAGATGTTGGTAATTCAGCTATAAAGAGTAAAATCCACCCTGGATTTTGTACTGACTACCTGGATGGCTTTGTGTGTAGCTTATTCAAAATCTGGGGATGGATTTTACTCTCTGGACCTGGATTCTTCACCTCTAAAAAAAAGGACacatttattgtttaaaatgtaattagaacatcaagcacacacacacacactcagctgtcCCTCAGTCACATTATGTTCAGTCTATTTCCTATTAAAATCATCCAGCTGAATTCACtcagtgttaaattaaattaatgaaatGATAACTCATCTCTAAAATGCATTGCTGTCCATTACTCACCACATCACATCATCAAAAGCAATGACGACGCTTTAGGCTCCGTATTTATtcttttaatacagtttaattgTGTACTAACTCCCACAGGAAGGAAACTGCCACTGATTCTTCAGAATTCTCTAAACAACAATCATTGTAAACAGACTTACACACAGCAGCAGATCCTAAGCATCATAACTGATATTTCATATAAAACCacataaaaatatcaaaaataacagGCCTAGACTCATTTTGCTGGCCGCTAAAGAAGAGTATTAAATTCATTTGTACAATAATTTTACACAGTAACATTTTCAGTGAAAAGTAGAGCAGAATACAATGTAGTGCTATAGTGTAGAGTAGATtaatatagtatagtttagtatagagtagtacatAATAGTTTAGCATAGTTTAGTGCAATATTGTATAGTTAAGTATACTGTTTAGTATAGTATAAAATACTATAGTAAACAGAagtttagtgtagtatagtataaatgCACTGTGGTATGGTGCACTATAGCATATTATAAAATAAGGTGCAGTATAACAGGTATAGTGCATTATAGTGTAGAAGACGGATGTATATAACCTTGTAtataaaagtactggatggagcaccagtttcactgctgtacagCACAATGCTGAGGGGTTTTATTGGCAGTcattttctacagggactagcagAGATGCTCAcaagtctttgatcacgagtccgaatcaagtctcaagtctcttcttgcaaaataaaagtcaaagaaaTACTCTGTGAGGCAAATAAGGCCTGGTcttgaaaaaataatggaaaattaataacagaaaaatgaatatgaaattggaaaataaccaactaaactaagcccaataaaatctaatctaacgaatttcaaacgataaaaactaaaaactcagCAGAAGAGTAgtattaaataaagtaatacttaaaaaaaaacaataaactgcaTCTGGATAAGTTAGCAAAGCTATGCGCTTTCTCAACATTTTGTTCTGCTGAACTGAGTGCTGGTATTCGAaagagttctgcatactagagttaaGATTGTCTGCCTGCcagtgtcaccataaaattggcatctctgtggtgctgctcataagaggcgtgggcctgtttttctctgtaaagctgctttgtaacaacctttgttgtaaaaagtgctataaaaataaaattgaattgaacccGAGCCCAAGTCGGAGGCTAAACCtcagcctgaacccgagcctaaaGCATAAACTCGAGCCTTAACCCGAGTCTGAACCCAAGCCTGACTGACCCGACACCTAAACCCAAGCCTAAACCCTAGCCTTAACCTTTGTCTGAACCCAAGCCTGACTGACCCGACGCCTAAACccaagcctgaacccgagcctaaaCCCTAGCCTTAACCCGAGTCTGAACCCGTGCCTTAACCCAAGCCTGACTTGCCTGAACTTGGGCCTaagttttaatgtaacaaattacATTGTGATTTTACAGTTACAATTCATCCACCTGTTTAAAGCTTAAAACCTGTTGttttaatcggtgcgctgtgcacCTCACGATTTGGCGCATCTTTTAAGCAAGATGATGGACAGTTTTGGGGCACAGATGATAAAGTACAGCACGTACATctcagaattgtagttaaaaggtcagttttaatgctctactaaattaatATCGGACAGCTTGTgagtcagactacagtgtcagcatatacaggtccttctcaaaaaattagcatagtGTGATAAAATTCCTTCTTTTCTAAAATGAAATGatcaaaattaaactttcatatattttagattcattgcacaccaactgaaatattttaggtcttttattgttttaatactgatgattttggcatacagctcatgaaaacccaaaattcctatctcacaaaattagcatatcataaaaaaaggttctctaaacgagctattaacctaatcatctgaatcaacgaattaactctaaacacctgcaaaagattcctgaggctttaaAAAaatcccagcctggttcattactcaaaaccacaatcatgggtaagactgccgacctgactgctgtccagaagaccatccttgacaccctcaagcaagagggtaagacacagaaagaaatttctgaacgaataggctgttcccagagtgctgtatcaaggcacctcagtgggaagtctgtgggaaggaaaaagtgtggcagaaaacgctgcacaaccagaagaggtgaccggaccccgaggaagattgtggagaagggccgattccagacctcgggggacctgcggaagcagtggactgagtctggagtagaaacatccagagccaccgtgcgcagacgtgtgcaggaaatgggctacaggtgccgcattccccaggtcaagccacttttgaaccagaaacagcggcagaagcgcctgacctggactacagagaagcagcactggactgttgctcagtggtccaaagtacttttttttttatgaaagcagtgccagagtctggaggaagactgtggagaaggaaatgccaaaatgcctgaagtccagtgtcaagtacccacagtcagtgatggtctggggtgccatgtcagctgctggtgttggtccactgtgttttatcaagggcaggatcaacgcagctagctatcaggagattttggagcacttcatgcttccatctgctaaAAAGCTTTAtgaagatgaagatttcatttttcagcaggacctggcacctgcaCGTGCCAAAACCACGCGTAAATGTGATCTGGTCACTGGTCACTTGCCaaaacagacaaaccaagtctccctgaagctacGAGAGTCttccgcatttcggtagtggctccctgatgcccgcgagtcacatataatctcccggaattcagaacaagTGCGACAAACTTTTTTTCTCGAATCATGtgtggaaaggagagagagaaaacagagagggttctgattggcctgttctctgcaaagagtgtgtttttagtgtgggagggcagtgtttttcccccctcccggacaggattttttcagtgagtgagagaaagcagatcatggcggaggcaatattaataattattgtaatatgatatgaaatgtttttgatgttgtgcaattttttgtgatattgtaactgtcaatttttgtcaaataaaggctttttaaaaaaaaaaaaaaaaaaaggaaagcagaggcagggccttccaaaaacttatttcacctctgaatactcaaaatttaatttttaaaacagtcaaattaattaatataaatgtaaagtttcgttatcctttggtgtgtgcaagttttttttgttttgttttttttttggcgggggggagggagggggggtgtaacctccctgaaatcaacttttgcaactgccaaaaccatggtattactgtgctcaattggcctgccaactctcctgacctgaaccccatagagaatctgtgggatattgtgaaaagaaagttgagagacgcaagaccgagggcataactgaacataattatttgaaggttgactttttttgtattaaaaacacttttctgttattggtcggatgaaatatgctaatttttttagaaggacctgtaAATCGCGTCCGTTTTCCTACaagacaaaccattcaaacgtgcAGATGAGCTCTCattaaaaatcacacagtgtctgtcttggttaaaatacttaggtacagctatttaatatagattaataaattaacattcaTTAAAAGAtcagtgagaagttctgtatgctgaATGACAAAGAATCTATCAACCAGCTAAAAGCTAATAAGCTAAcaacaacatttaataataacagaaaaatagatatgaaattggaaaataagCAACTAaagtaagctcaaaatgctaaaagaaatatagtcTAAACAGCAGTAGAAAAACATAGTCTGGGCTACTgaaccaaacaaagaaataacaaaaaatgtacaaaaacaacaatttaacagCCACTAAAATGGCACAAATCTCAAAGCAGCATCTCAAAAGCCAGAATATGCAGCAAAGACCAGCGCTATGAGATGCAACACCTGTAAAACAGAAGGAGCAGTGGCAGCGCGACGGTTCTAGTAAAATACATTAGTAAGTAAAAAGCATTTTAATAAGGGGACACACCATTTTGGCTAGCTTCCAACAACAGAGCCTAAAGTTTTATCAcgttgatatatatatacatatatatatatatgtatatatatatcaaagaTGATGTAAAGTGTCACACAGGTGGTTTTACTGTCCGATAACCAGCGAGGAATATCGTGTTTATTCCCGTGAAGAACTGCTGGCCCttcgacccgcgggacgtgggggcattgtccactcAATACCGGGGGAACTAAGGAGGAATTACCGAGGCTGTAgggccggagctaagctaaaggctaagctaaaggctaagagtacggagaagcgctggaggtacaaaccctcagttccgtcggtggttatggggaatgtcaactcactgaccaacaaaaccgacgagctagcgtgtctggtgaagaatcagaagctctacagggagtgtagcgtgctgtgtttcaccgagacctggctcacccccaacacgccggatgctaacgtggagcTACATGtaaacgtgaaggaggtgatctgctgtcgggatattgaactgttagcggtgagtctccgaccttattacatgccgcgggagctctctcatgcgatcctcgtctgtgtttacattcagccgagagcggacgtacaggcggcgtgtgacgtcatccactccaccgtcgcagcgctgcagacacagcaccctgacgccttctataAGGCGTATTTTGAACATGGTCTGACATTGCAAGCCTTGTGCAGTCAGCAAAAACTGTTCTACAATTCAACGGAAAATTTTGCAGAGCCATGATTGCACTGACCTAAAGGCAGGGTAAACACTATGGATATAAAATGGCGGGGGTTACATTATGTGAAATAGGGGGTACATCATAGACACATGATTACAACGTTTCAGTTATGTGGACCTTgcg
The sequence above is drawn from the Astyanax mexicanus isolate ESR-SI-001 chromosome 19, AstMex3_surface, whole genome shotgun sequence genome and encodes:
- the ca10b gene encoding carbonic anhydrase-related protein 10 isoform X3; this translates as MGSNSRLDKTHLPHRRPPPPPPAAFCCRSAALGWTERTMQLLCEIFLILHITIISSEAQPVSSKLHDGWWAYKDAVQGTFIPVPSFWGLVNTAWNLCSVGRRQSPVNIETRRLIFDPYLTPIRLNTGGKKVQLIHYNQDLYLNYSAAARSPNGIAVISIFMKISEPTNLFLIRMLSREIITRITYKKDAYVLEGLNLQDLFPETSRFITYDGSLTIPPCLESATWILMNKPIYISQIEMQSLRLLSQNQPMEIFLSMSDNNRPVQQLHQRCLRTNIHYNQQGRNCPNNRMLRPQYRVNEWLLK